A section of the bacterium genome encodes:
- a CDS encoding ATP-binding protein produces the protein MAVTAILPILDVVQLITSATSRLTGGVPSHAVATDVLSAAERWRKRNLEDRLEPLQELATSQAEKGSASRRDVALALREFALSIVPLANPHQQGLLNSLSAELQGVLQESDPTEPVSGVFRLRTGRSERDARARVDRNVREAFFVSIGGALHDTNNTLTVLGLTVATAKKKIRDFPDAPALNEIILDIEHQIDVIATLIKQMRGQIDSQRDDYGGDPADLKTLLFSEGHVHQVFTKLAKLLHPLGRLQRTLRLRPRDGEGGGVVWSVLESVGTSIDLTKLSATLFRRLLRLQDLCEQTECPFSINPHAYLREDMIQAILGKGIRLRMDLDPSPWTVRGPSIRIWQVIINLVGNARQAMEDFGSMEISTRRVSLTAEEAESLPHDSASCSPRAGDYMQLTIRDAGPGIPAGLMGRIFDLFYSGRNSSGYGLAVTRELVEDMGGFLGIDSETEGEGHGTAFHIYLPRAS, from the coding sequence GCCGAGCGGTGGAGAAAGAGGAATTTGGAAGACCGCTTGGAGCCGCTCCAAGAATTGGCGACGTCCCAGGCGGAAAAGGGTTCCGCCTCCCGCCGGGACGTGGCCCTGGCGCTTCGGGAATTTGCCCTTAGCATCGTCCCCCTCGCCAATCCTCATCAGCAGGGGCTTCTGAATTCCCTCAGCGCCGAACTGCAGGGCGTCCTGCAGGAATCGGATCCTACGGAGCCGGTGAGCGGCGTCTTTCGGCTCCGCACCGGGCGCTCGGAGCGCGACGCCCGGGCCCGCGTGGATCGGAACGTGCGGGAGGCCTTTTTCGTCTCCATCGGTGGCGCCCTCCACGACACCAACAACACCCTGACCGTCTTGGGTCTCACGGTCGCCACCGCGAAGAAGAAGATTAGGGATTTTCCAGACGCCCCGGCCTTGAACGAGATCATTTTGGACATCGAGCATCAGATCGACGTGATTGCGACGCTCATCAAACAGATGAGGGGCCAGATTGACTCCCAACGTGACGACTACGGAGGCGATCCGGCGGACTTGAAGACGCTCCTGTTCTCCGAGGGCCACGTCCATCAGGTCTTTACGAAACTGGCCAAACTCCTCCACCCGCTCGGCCGGTTGCAAAGGACGCTCCGCCTGAGACCCCGGGACGGGGAGGGGGGCGGCGTTGTGTGGAGCGTCCTGGAATCGGTCGGGACGTCCATCGATCTGACGAAGCTGTCCGCCACCCTCTTCCGGAGATTGCTCAGGCTTCAGGACCTTTGCGAACAGACGGAGTGCCCGTTTTCCATCAATCCCCATGCCTACCTGAGGGAGGATATGATCCAGGCGATCCTGGGAAAGGGCATCCGGCTTCGCATGGACCTCGATCCCTCGCCCTGGACCGTGCGCGGACCGTCCATCCGGATCTGGCAGGTGATCATCAACCTGGTTGGCAACGCGCGGCAGGCCATGGAGGACTTTGGGAGCATGGAAATATCAACGCGCCGCGTGAGCCTCACGGCGGAAGAGGCCGAGTCTCTTCCGCACGATTCTGCAAGCTGCTCCCCGAGGGCGGGCGATTACATGCAGTTGACGATCCGGGATGCGGGCCCCGGCATCCCTGCGGGGCTTATGGGAAGAATCTTCGACCTCTTCTACAGCGGCCGGAACTCGAGCGGTTACGGTCTGGCCGTGACCCGCGAGCTGGTGGAGGACATGGGAGGCTTTCTCGGAATCGACTCCGAGACGGAGGGCGAAGGTCACGGGACGGCCTTTCATATTTACCTTCCCCGGGCTTCCTAA
- a CDS encoding ATP-binding protein, which produces MPALAITDVFHQILHWTVMLSQGVDPSEIHNEMAASVPQWQEAPELRAPLAHISSLLPPRPDTMPPASGVVPVTRERLVQALDDTIRDLEVTTDDLQLRENIDSLRRRFARLKQGDGEAVSIAPPVLRVHGTREISGEIIAQQMADALRDALAKVTHDANNILTALTGEMTVAEETCQRVDFLARRHFHLIPGDVRVRLSGTLESMDRVLDGMSGVLMNVAQLVRGVQRVIASLRDVGAGADLERTRLASDGGLIAQITIGLFDLLTDAGRAEENLREMNLIADQYGHVASAEDLAEGLALLRDLSECFQTAKELTALTVDLFRLHQEFVLGLKNGGEGAADLHAHLNKRTLSAFMGRGVEVEFRLDGEPWRIPGPSIRVWQVILNNIVNARDAMGGSGRLSVSTRKVLLDEDDAARLSAPLIRGTHRAGDFMMLQVSDDGPGIPPHVLPRIFDPSFSGKNSTGLGLAVTLQIVQTMGGFIAVRTSTAPENHGTVFSIYFPRAEEAPPPPLRPLPETGREIVLVVDNEELILRTAKRVLMARGHGVLTASGGREAVDRAQEWYRDLSRPPISAVLLDINMPGVATRALLEKLRTVDPHMVCLFQSGIDGLPEDLQDVEMAGFLPKPASADELVGQMRFLLNRMRRNRPTLPAPPRLSPKGDGR; this is translated from the coding sequence ATGCCGGCGCTCGCGATTACAGACGTCTTTCACCAAATCCTCCACTGGACGGTGATGCTGTCCCAAGGGGTCGATCCCTCGGAAATCCACAACGAGATGGCGGCCTCCGTTCCTCAATGGCAGGAAGCGCCTGAGTTGAGGGCCCCACTGGCCCACATCAGCAGCCTCCTACCCCCCAGGCCCGACACGATGCCTCCGGCATCGGGCGTCGTACCGGTGACGCGCGAACGGCTCGTCCAGGCCTTGGACGATACGATCCGGGACTTGGAGGTCACGACGGACGACCTTCAATTGCGGGAAAATATCGATAGCCTCCGGAGAAGATTCGCGCGGCTGAAACAAGGAGACGGCGAGGCCGTTTCGATCGCGCCGCCCGTTCTTCGCGTCCACGGAACGCGCGAGATCTCCGGGGAGATCATCGCACAGCAGATGGCGGATGCCTTGCGGGACGCCCTGGCCAAGGTGACCCACGACGCTAACAACATCCTAACCGCCCTCACGGGCGAGATGACCGTCGCGGAGGAGACCTGCCAGAGGGTCGACTTCCTGGCCCGACGGCACTTTCATCTCATTCCCGGCGACGTCAGGGTGCGGTTGAGCGGCACGCTCGAATCGATGGACCGCGTCCTGGACGGCATGAGCGGCGTTCTCATGAACGTCGCGCAGCTTGTCCGGGGCGTTCAGCGGGTCATCGCGTCCCTGAGGGACGTGGGCGCCGGCGCCGATCTCGAGCGGACTCGGCTCGCGTCGGACGGAGGATTGATCGCCCAAATCACCATCGGTCTCTTCGACCTCTTGACGGACGCCGGAAGGGCCGAGGAGAACTTGAGGGAGATGAACCTCATCGCCGACCAATACGGTCACGTGGCCTCGGCCGAGGATCTCGCGGAGGGTTTGGCCCTCCTCCGCGACCTTTCCGAATGCTTTCAGACCGCCAAGGAACTGACTGCGCTGACCGTCGACCTCTTCCGGCTCCATCAGGAATTCGTCTTGGGGCTCAAGAACGGCGGCGAGGGGGCCGCGGACCTGCACGCCCACCTGAACAAAAGGACCTTGTCCGCGTTCATGGGCCGGGGGGTCGAGGTGGAATTCCGCCTCGACGGCGAGCCCTGGAGGATTCCCGGTCCTTCCATCCGGGTCTGGCAGGTGATCCTCAACAACATCGTCAACGCGCGGGACGCCATGGGCGGGAGCGGCCGGCTGTCCGTCTCCACCCGCAAAGTGCTTCTGGACGAGGACGACGCGGCAAGGCTCTCCGCACCCTTGATTCGCGGGACGCACCGCGCCGGCGATTTCATGATGCTCCAAGTCAGCGACGATGGTCCGGGCATTCCGCCCCATGTCCTGCCCCGGATCTTCGATCCGTCCTTCAGCGGCAAGAACTCGACGGGTTTGGGGCTGGCGGTGACCCTCCAGATCGTCCAGACCATGGGCGGCTTCATCGCCGTCCGGACGTCGACGGCCCCCGAAAATCACGGGACGGTCTTTTCGATCTATTTCCCCAGGGCGGAAGAGGCCCCGCCCCCCCCTCTCCGGCCCCTGCCGGAGACGGGCCGCGAAATCGTGCTGGTCGTCGACAACGAGGAGTTGATCCTGCGCACGGCGAAACGCGTCTTGATGGCGAGGGGACACGGGGTCCTGACGGCGTCGGGAGGCCGGGAGGCCGTGGACCGCGCGCAAGAGTGGTACCGGGACCTCTCGCGTCCCCCGATCAGCGCCGTCCTGCTCGATATCAACATGCCGGGCGTCGCGACGCGCGCGCTTTTGGAAAAACTCCGGACCGTCGATCCCCACATGGTCTGCCTGTTTCAGAGCGGGATAGACGGCCTCCCCGAAGACCTCCAGGACGTCGAGATGGCGGGTTTCCTCCCCAAGCCGGCGTCGGCCGACGAGCTGGTGGGGCAGATGAGGTTCCTGCTCAACCGCATGCGGAGGAACCGGCCGACGCTACCAGCCCCGCCACGGCTTTCACCCAAAGGGGATGGTCGTTGA
- the hemH gene encoding ferrochelatase, with product MIGILLVNLGTPDAPTTPAVRRYLRQFLSDPMVIDIHPVARWMLVNLVIAPFRSPKSAEAYKKIWMPEGSPLLFHTNNLAKKVQAVLGKDCQVAVGMRYGSPSILSAVDRLIAAGVSEVRMLPLFPQYAASSTGSAVAEFERVMTSKKDAPPFRVLPPFYNHPGFLSAFAAVGEPVLERVRPDHVLFSFHGLPERHILKEDPVGNHCLKFDECCDQDVMQNQRCYRSHAFKTARSLMKRIGIPDDVCSVSFQSRLGRTPWLKPYTDLVIPELVKAGRRRLVVFCPAFVADCLETLEEIGIRAKETAMAAGAEAFELVPSLNDHPLWVKAVAGLVASAGSSACG from the coding sequence ATGATCGGAATCCTTCTCGTCAATTTGGGAACGCCCGACGCCCCGACTACGCCCGCGGTGCGGCGGTATCTCCGCCAATTTCTCTCGGACCCGATGGTGATCGACATCCACCCGGTGGCGCGATGGATGTTGGTCAATCTCGTCATCGCCCCCTTCCGGTCCCCGAAATCCGCCGAGGCCTACAAGAAGATTTGGATGCCGGAAGGATCGCCGCTCCTGTTTCACACGAACAACCTGGCGAAAAAGGTCCAAGCGGTTTTGGGGAAAGACTGCCAAGTCGCCGTCGGGATGCGGTACGGCAGCCCGTCCATTTTATCCGCCGTCGATCGGCTGATCGCGGCCGGGGTCTCGGAGGTCCGCATGCTGCCCCTCTTTCCCCAATACGCGGCCTCCTCCACCGGTTCCGCCGTCGCGGAGTTTGAGCGGGTGATGACGTCGAAGAAAGACGCGCCCCCGTTCCGGGTCCTTCCGCCCTTCTACAACCATCCGGGCTTCCTCTCGGCCTTCGCCGCCGTGGGCGAGCCGGTGCTGGAGCGCGTGCGGCCGGATCATGTCCTCTTCAGTTTTCACGGATTGCCCGAACGCCACATCCTCAAGGAAGACCCGGTGGGGAACCACTGCCTGAAATTCGACGAATGCTGCGATCAGGACGTGATGCAGAATCAGCGATGCTACCGTTCCCACGCCTTCAAGACGGCGAGGTCCCTGATGAAGAGGATCGGAATACCCGACGACGTGTGCAGCGTGTCGTTCCAATCGCGCCTGGGCCGCACGCCCTGGCTCAAGCCCTACACGGATCTGGTGATTCCGGAACTGGTCAAAGCGGGGCGCAGGCGCCTCGTCGTCTTCTGTCCGGCCTTTGTGGCGGATTGTCTGGAAACCCTGGAAGAGATCGGGATCCGGGCCAAGGAAACGGCGATGGCGGCCGGCGCGGAGGCCTTCGAACTCGTGCCTTCGCTCAACGACCATCCCCTTTGGGTGAAAGCCGTGGCGGGGCTGGTAGCGTCGGCCGGTTCCTCCGCATGCGGTTGA
- a CDS encoding Glu/Leu/Phe/Val dehydrogenase: MTISAVSPALAANLAAQSSYFQPGRRGAVFERFLAVAPLVSPHDQTLLSLSAPNHVYAHLLRIGDRVFPAARIQDENVLAEYGRLLGYRGLDYKGGIRFHPDVTLGKNKELAFEMTLKNAVVAPSFDPADAMEAGARLFMGGGKGTVRVDPSTLTDQELVQLAAEYGRTFASHLAGPDWHPIDVPAPDVNTIGRYMQIMTDEYSRQAGRRVWSVFTGKRIEDGGIYVRDEATARGGFIVLEWLLRETLKIDGNPFEGRTFAIDGFGNAGSFMAQIVTSRGGRVLAFSDSRGGLRSKNPEGFTADEIGNFLALKEEERKQRTRLFDRNLDPKDLLAMDADVLVLAAPDLTLTGSNADRVRAKYIVELGNGVTNTEADKILQEKGVILLPDILANAGGVMVSGYEYLQGREWERLAPNAPRHWWTRDYVMGLLSQQMTAAAAAVYGLAVQHSIALRTAADAKALKTLDRAYRVVRLGEKDPGGGRHSGRQPRDGAPEDVKRALDDIDSPAGGGNGQGQETPLDASETGS; encoded by the coding sequence ATGACGATTTCGGCGGTCTCTCCGGCCTTGGCGGCCAATCTCGCGGCGCAGTCTTCTTATTTTCAGCCCGGGCGGCGCGGAGCGGTCTTCGAGCGCTTTCTGGCCGTCGCCCCCCTCGTTTCCCCGCATGATCAGACGCTGCTTTCCTTGAGCGCGCCCAACCATGTCTATGCCCATCTCCTGCGGATCGGCGATCGCGTCTTTCCCGCCGCCCGCATCCAAGACGAGAACGTTTTGGCGGAATACGGCCGCCTGCTCGGTTACCGGGGGTTGGATTACAAGGGAGGCATCCGTTTCCATCCCGACGTGACCTTGGGCAAGAACAAGGAGCTCGCCTTTGAGATGACCTTGAAGAACGCGGTCGTCGCTCCGTCCTTCGATCCGGCGGACGCGATGGAGGCGGGCGCCCGTCTCTTCATGGGGGGCGGCAAGGGGACGGTGCGCGTCGATCCGTCGACGCTGACGGACCAGGAGCTGGTGCAATTGGCGGCCGAATACGGACGCACGTTCGCGTCCCACCTGGCCGGACCGGACTGGCATCCCATCGACGTGCCGGCCCCGGACGTGAACACCATCGGGCGGTACATGCAGATCATGACGGACGAGTACAGCCGTCAGGCGGGGCGCCGGGTCTGGTCGGTCTTCACGGGGAAACGGATCGAGGACGGGGGCATCTACGTCCGCGACGAGGCGACCGCCCGCGGCGGCTTCATCGTCCTGGAATGGCTCCTCCGGGAGACGCTCAAGATCGACGGCAATCCGTTCGAGGGCCGCACGTTCGCGATCGACGGCTTCGGCAACGCCGGCAGCTTCATGGCCCAGATCGTCACGTCCCGGGGCGGGCGAGTTCTTGCCTTCAGCGATTCGCGGGGCGGGCTGCGCTCCAAGAATCCGGAAGGGTTCACCGCCGACGAGATCGGCAATTTCCTCGCCCTCAAGGAGGAGGAGCGCAAGCAGCGGACGCGCCTCTTCGACCGGAACCTGGACCCCAAGGACTTGCTCGCGATGGACGCGGACGTCTTGGTCCTGGCCGCGCCCGATTTGACGCTCACGGGGTCGAATGCGGACCGGGTGCGCGCCAAGTACATCGTCGAGTTGGGCAATGGGGTGACCAATACCGAAGCGGACAAGATCCTGCAGGAGAAGGGCGTGATCCTCCTTCCGGACATCCTGGCCAACGCCGGCGGCGTCATGGTCTCGGGCTACGAGTATCTGCAAGGCCGGGAATGGGAGCGTCTGGCGCCGAACGCTCCGCGCCACTGGTGGACCCGCGACTACGTGATGGGCCTCTTGAGCCAGCAGATGACCGCCGCGGCCGCGGCCGTCTACGGCCTGGCCGTTCAGCACAGCATCGCGCTCCGCACCGCGGCCGACGCCAAGGCCTTGAAGACGCTCGACCGCGCCTATCGGGTCGTGCGCCTGGGCGAAAAGGACCCCGGCGGCGGCAGACATTCGGGACGGCAGCCAAGGGACGGCGCTCCCGAGGATGTCAAGCGGGCCCTCGATGACATCGATTCACCCGCCGGTGGCGGTAACGGGCAAGGTCAGGAGACGCCGCTCGATGCTTCGGAAACCGGGTCTTGA
- the hemN gene encoding oxygen-independent coproporphyrinogen III oxidase: protein MADRLAMLLKKYDVAGPRYTSYPTAPAWTNSVGEGDFRKSLSSLKSGEPLSLYFHVPFCETLCHFCGCMKIITKDHARSRRYVDVLLTELDRIASLIPGAGGQVSQMHFGGGSPNYLQPDELKDVVDRTRARFRFEADAEIAIEMHPRTSTPEFCEMTARLGFNRISLGVQDFDPVVQKLINRHQTYEMTADMVALLRRLGFTAFNFDLIYGLPGQTIAEWTKTLNQVIGLRPNRLAVYSYAHVPWLKPYQRSFEDKDLPSPELKLRLFETAYRTLTAGGYQPIGMDHFALADDDLAKAHKNGTIHRNFMGYSTKADAHQIGFGLSSISYADGNYFQNHKDMEAYEAAIRAGGLATQRGYLLNRDDHVRRELIRQIMCRGVAEIPAFEKDWGIVFADYFKDDLPHLGPMIADGLVTLDSQALRVVHEGHLFLRNVAMAFDRHLEEIKSTAKNPVFSRTV from the coding sequence ATGGCTGACCGTCTCGCAATGCTCCTGAAAAAATACGACGTCGCGGGGCCGCGGTACACAAGTTACCCGACCGCGCCCGCGTGGACCAACTCCGTCGGAGAGGGCGACTTCCGGAAAAGTCTTTCGAGCCTCAAGTCCGGCGAACCCTTGTCCCTCTATTTCCACGTCCCGTTCTGCGAGACCCTCTGCCACTTCTGCGGATGCATGAAGATCATCACGAAGGACCATGCGCGCTCCCGCCGGTACGTCGACGTCCTGTTGACCGAGCTCGACCGGATCGCCTCCTTGATTCCCGGCGCCGGCGGCCAGGTCTCCCAAATGCACTTCGGGGGCGGCAGCCCCAATTACCTGCAGCCGGACGAACTGAAGGACGTCGTCGATCGAACGCGCGCGCGTTTCCGGTTCGAGGCGGACGCCGAGATCGCGATCGAAATGCACCCCCGCACCAGCACGCCCGAATTCTGCGAAATGACGGCCCGTCTCGGCTTCAACCGGATCTCGCTGGGCGTTCAGGACTTCGACCCGGTGGTCCAAAAGCTCATCAACCGTCATCAGACCTACGAAATGACGGCGGACATGGTGGCCTTGCTCCGAAGGCTCGGCTTCACGGCCTTCAACTTCGATCTCATCTACGGGCTTCCGGGACAAACGATCGCGGAATGGACGAAGACGCTGAACCAGGTCATCGGCCTCAGGCCCAATCGCCTCGCCGTCTACAGCTATGCCCACGTGCCCTGGCTCAAGCCCTACCAGAGATCCTTCGAAGACAAGGACCTGCCGTCTCCGGAGCTCAAGCTGCGGCTGTTCGAGACCGCCTACCGGACGCTCACCGCCGGCGGTTACCAGCCCATCGGCATGGATCACTTCGCGCTCGCCGACGACGACCTCGCCAAGGCGCACAAGAACGGAACGATTCACCGCAATTTCATGGGCTATTCGACCAAGGCCGACGCGCACCAGATCGGATTCGGCCTCAGCTCCATCTCCTATGCCGACGGAAATTATTTTCAAAATCACAAGGACATGGAGGCTTACGAGGCCGCCATCCGCGCGGGCGGCCTGGCGACCCAACGGGGCTATCTCCTGAACCGCGACGACCACGTCCGCCGGGAACTCATCCGCCAGATCATGTGCCGGGGCGTCGCGGAGATTCCTGCCTTTGAAAAGGACTGGGGGATCGTCTTTGCGGATTATTTCAAGGACGACCTGCCGCACCTCGGCCCGATGATCGCCGACGGCCTGGTCACCCTCGATTCACAGGCCCTTCGCGTCGTCCATGAGGGCCATCTTTTCCTTAGAAACGTCGCGATGGCCTTCGACCGGCACTTGGAGGAAATAAAGTCAACGGCCAAGAACCCGGTCTTTTCTAGGACGGTCTAA
- the hemE gene encoding uroporphyrinogen decarboxylase — MTPKDRFLKACRREEVDRPPVWMMRQAGRYLPEYREIRKSKSTLEMMKDPATACEITLQPVRRLGVDAAILYSDILIVPEAMGLKLDFVRDVGPVFDRKIENKADAHWLREKDVPERCPFVFETIKRIRKELSPDIPLLGFAGAPFTVGAYMAGGDGSYDGARIKKIAYQHRDVFRTLMEKVALATMDYLKAQVAAGVDAVQLFDTWAGTLTAEDYRQFALPYAREILKEVKSAGVPAILYIKGGSHLFDEMKAAGPDVISIDWRMDLTLARERAKGEVAIQGNFDPARLYAPPEVIRQETRKMIDAAGGSPGYLVNLGHGILEDVPVENAQAFVDAAKNHG; from the coding sequence ATGACCCCCAAGGACCGATTCCTCAAGGCCTGCCGGCGCGAAGAGGTCGACCGCCCTCCCGTCTGGATGATGCGGCAGGCGGGGCGTTACCTGCCCGAGTACCGCGAGATCCGGAAGTCGAAATCCACCCTGGAGATGATGAAGGACCCGGCGACCGCCTGCGAGATCACCCTGCAACCCGTCCGCCGTTTGGGCGTCGATGCCGCCATCCTCTACAGCGACATCCTGATCGTCCCCGAGGCGATGGGACTCAAGCTCGACTTCGTCCGGGACGTGGGACCGGTCTTCGACCGGAAGATCGAGAACAAGGCGGACGCGCATTGGCTCCGCGAGAAGGACGTGCCGGAGCGATGCCCGTTCGTCTTCGAGACGATCAAGAGGATCCGCAAGGAACTCTCCCCGGACATCCCCCTCCTCGGTTTTGCCGGGGCGCCCTTCACCGTCGGGGCCTACATGGCGGGAGGCGACGGCTCCTACGACGGCGCTCGCATCAAGAAGATCGCCTACCAGCACCGGGACGTCTTTCGGACGCTCATGGAAAAGGTCGCGCTGGCGACGATGGATTACCTCAAGGCCCAGGTCGCCGCCGGCGTCGACGCGGTCCAGCTCTTCGACACCTGGGCGGGAACGCTCACCGCCGAGGACTACCGCCAGTTCGCCCTGCCCTACGCGCGCGAGATCCTCAAGGAGGTCAAGTCGGCCGGCGTTCCGGCGATCCTCTACATCAAGGGCGGCTCTCACCTCTTTGACGAAATGAAAGCCGCGGGACCGGACGTCATCAGCATCGACTGGCGGATGGATCTGACCCTGGCGCGGGAACGGGCGAAGGGCGAGGTCGCCATTCAAGGAAATTTCGACCCGGCGAGGCTCTATGCGCCGCCGGAGGTCATCCGGCAGGAAACGAGGAAGATGATCGACGCGGCCGGGGGCTCCCCCGGCTATCTCGTGAACCTTGGCCACGGCATCTTGGAGGACGTCCCCGTCGAGAACGCGCAGGCGTTCGTGGACGCGGCGAAGAATCATGGCTGA
- the thrH gene encoding bifunctional phosphoserine phosphatase/homoserine phosphotransferase ThrH: MNLACLDLEGVLVPEIWISFAEKTGIRELRLTTRDVPDYDVLMKGRLKILAEHKFKLEDIQDVIGSLRPLDGAHEFLDWLRTEFQVVILSDTFYEFAMPLMKQLGYPTLFCHSLKVAPGGAIADYQLRIKDQKKLSVEAFRRLQFKVVAAGDSYNDTAMLAAAHQGILFCPPDNVKKEFPQFPVAENHKELRALFGEAGKKLSIRG; encoded by the coding sequence ATGAATTTAGCCTGCCTCGACCTCGAAGGCGTCCTCGTTCCCGAGATCTGGATCAGCTTCGCCGAAAAGACCGGCATCCGGGAGCTGCGCCTCACCACCCGCGACGTGCCGGACTACGACGTCCTCATGAAGGGCCGGCTGAAGATCCTCGCGGAGCATAAGTTCAAGCTGGAGGACATCCAGGACGTGATCGGCAGCCTTCGCCCGCTCGATGGGGCCCACGAGTTTCTCGACTGGCTGCGGACGGAGTTCCAGGTCGTGATCCTCTCCGACACCTTCTACGAGTTCGCGATGCCGCTCATGAAACAGCTCGGGTACCCGACGCTCTTCTGCCATTCCCTCAAGGTCGCTCCGGGCGGGGCGATCGCCGATTACCAGCTCCGGATCAAGGACCAGAAAAAGCTCTCCGTGGAGGCGTTCCGCAGGCTCCAATTCAAGGTCGTGGCGGCCGGAGACTCTTACAACGACACGGCGATGCTCGCCGCCGCCCACCAAGGCATCCTTTTTTGCCCGCCAGACAACGTGAAAAAGGAATTCCCCCAATTCCCCGTGGCGGAGAATCACAAGGAACTCCGAGCCCTTTTCGGAGAAGCCGGCAAGAAATTATCAATACGGGGCTAA
- a CDS encoding DUF3592 domain-containing protein, whose product MFKLGLGAKIGLIAGLIGGGIGLLAAVIASPVYGGLMAVVFVAIFGSVFMAVLRPLFRANAILKTGEPATALIKGVRDTGVTVNNAPQIELALEVRSKFKPPYEAKVKTLVSRINPNLFQPGMTVAIKVDPKDPQAVAIDPEGGLAPAGAILMNQEQALREAAEFEAVNKRLAAGGQSAFAKILQATPLGFQVNGDNPAMELLVEVEPTGKPKFLSRAKGVIAEASIPKYQPGKSIYVKYDPADTTIVAIERSA is encoded by the coding sequence ATGTTCAAACTGGGACTCGGGGCCAAGATCGGTCTGATCGCCGGCTTGATCGGCGGAGGGATCGGCCTGCTCGCCGCGGTCATCGCGTCGCCGGTCTACGGCGGGCTGATGGCGGTCGTCTTCGTCGCGATCTTCGGTTCGGTCTTCATGGCCGTCCTCCGGCCGCTCTTCCGCGCGAACGCGATCCTCAAGACCGGCGAACCCGCGACGGCCTTGATCAAGGGCGTGCGCGACACGGGCGTCACCGTCAATAACGCGCCCCAGATCGAGCTCGCCCTGGAGGTCCGATCCAAATTCAAGCCGCCCTACGAGGCCAAGGTGAAAACCCTGGTCTCGCGCATCAACCCCAATCTCTTCCAACCGGGAATGACCGTCGCGATCAAGGTGGATCCCAAGGATCCCCAGGCCGTGGCGATCGATCCCGAGGGCGGATTGGCGCCGGCCGGCGCGATCCTCATGAACCAGGAGCAGGCCCTCAGAGAGGCGGCGGAGTTCGAGGCCGTGAACAAGAGGCTCGCAGCCGGCGGCCAGTCGGCCTTTGCCAAGATCCTCCAGGCGACGCCGCTGGGGTTTCAGGTCAACGGCGACAACCCGGCGATGGAGCTGCTGGTCGAGGTCGAACCGACGGGCAAACCAAAATTCCTCTCGCGCGCCAAGGGCGTGATCGCGGAGGCGTCGATTCCCAAGTACCAGCCGGGCAAATCGATCTACGTGAAGTACGACCCCGCCGACACGACGATCGTGGCGATCGAACGGTCCGCCTAG
- a CDS encoding OsmC family protein — translation MSEHRISLSWKRKTPDFVYETYDRTHTVMYNGGQTVETSAAPQYLGKEEYANPEEMLAASLASCHMLTFLAIAAKSRYVVDSYEDEATAILGKDAGGAMAVTKIVLKPKAVFSGEKKPDAAQLKGLHDKAGKNCFIESSIKSEVVVEPQA, via the coding sequence ATGTCCGAACACCGTATCAGCTTGTCCTGGAAGCGAAAGACCCCGGACTTCGTTTACGAGACCTACGACCGCACCCACACGGTGATGTACAACGGCGGGCAGACGGTGGAGACCTCCGCGGCGCCGCAGTACCTGGGCAAGGAGGAGTACGCGAACCCGGAGGAGATGCTCGCCGCCTCGCTGGCCTCGTGCCACATGCTGACCTTTCTCGCGATCGCCGCCAAGAGCCGCTACGTCGTCGATTCTTACGAAGACGAGGCGACGGCGATTCTCGGCAAGGACGCCGGGGGGGCGATGGCGGTCACCAAGATCGTCTTGAAGCCCAAAGCGGTCTTTTCGGGCGAGAAGAAGCCGGACGCCGCGCAATTAAAAGGCCTCCACGACAAGGCCGGCAAGAACTGTTTCATCGAAAGCTCCATCAAGAGCGAGGTCGTCGTCGAGCCCCAGGCGTGA